A segment of the Acidimicrobiales bacterium genome:
CTGCGGTGGTCGTTCCTCTCGGGCGCGGTGCTCGACCTGGCGGCCACCCTGGCCACCGCACTCGTCGCGGTGGCCCTCGGCGTCCGGCTGGTCGGCGGCCGCGTGGGGTTCGAGGCCGCCCTCACCGTGCTGCTGCTCACCCCCGAGCTGTACGCGCCGATCCGAGCCGTCGGCGCCCGGTTCCACGACGCCGCCGACGGACTGGCCGCGGCCGGACGCATCCTCGACCTGATCGGCGACGGCACCGCCCCGCGCCGCACGCCGCCCACCCGGCCGGCGCCCGCTCCGCACGGGTGCGCGGTGCGCCTCGAGGGGGTGGCCTTCACCTACCCGTCACGCCCCGCGCCGGTGCTCGAGTCCGTCGACCTCGAGCTGCGGCCGGGCGAGACGGTGGCCATCGTGGGCGCGAGCGGCGCCGGCAAGAGCACCCTGGCGTCGCTGCTGCTGCTGCTGGCCGCCCCGTCGGCCGGCCGGGTGACCGCCGGAGGGGTCGACCTGTCCGAGTGCGACCCGGCCGGTTGGCGGCGCCACCTGGCCTGGGTGCCCCAGCACCCCACCCTGTTCGCCGGGACGGTGGCCGACAACATCCGGCTGGGCGATCCCGGCGCGTCGCCGGAGCGAGTGGCGGCGGCCGCCCGGGCCTCCGGGGCCGCCGGGTTCATCGACGAGCTGCCCGACGGCTACCAGACCCGAGTCGGCGAGGGCGGCCGCCCGCTGTCCACGGGCGAGCGCCGGCGCATCGCCCTCGCCCGAGCCTTCCTGCGCGACGCGTCCCTCGTGATCCTCGACGAGCCGACCGCCGACCTCGACCCCGCCGGCGCGGCTGTCGTGGCCGCGGCGGTGGGCCGCCTGGGCGCCTCGCGCACCGTCGTGGTGCTGGCGCACCGCGACGAGCTGGCCCGCACGGCCGACCGGGTGCTGCGCCTGGAGGGCGGGCGGCTCCACCTGGCCCACGGGGTGGCGCCGTGAGCGCCCGGCGCGGCGACGGCGCCCCGCCGACCGGGGCCCGCCAGGCCCGGTCGGCGCCGGCCGTGCTGCGGCGGCTCGTGCGCCTGGCCGGCGTGCCCCGCGCCCGCCTGGCCCTGGCCGTCGCCCTCGGGGTGGCCAGCGTGGCCTGCTCGGCCGGCCTGCTGGCCACGTCGGGCTACCTGATCTCGCGGGCGGCCGAGCAGCCGCCGATCCTGTCGCTCTTCGTGACCATCGTGCTGGTGCGGGCGTTCGGCCTGGCCCGCCCGCTCGCCCGGTACCTCGAGCGCCTGGCGACGCACGACCTGGCGTTCCGCGTGCTCGGCCGGATCCGCGTGCGGGTGTGGGAGCGGATCGAGCCGCTGGCGCCGGTGGGGCTCCCGCCTCTGCGCCGGGGCGAGCTGCTCGCCCGCTTCGTCGGCGACGTCGACGACCTGCAGCAGCTCTACCTCCGCGGTCTGGCACCCCCGCTGGTGGCCCTGGTGGTCACGCTCGGCGCCTCGGCGGTGGCGGCCGCGTTCCTGCCGGCGGCCGGGGCGGTGCTGCTGGCCGGGATGGCGCTCACCGCTGCGGCCGTGGCCGCCGTGGCCGCACCCCTGGGCCGGCGACCCGGCCGGGCCCAGGCGCCGCTTCGCGCCGCGCTCACCGCCGAGCTGGTCGAGTCCCTCCAGGGGGCTCCGGAGCTGGCCGTGTACGGCCGGGAGGACGAGGCCATCCGCCGGGTGCGGGACAGCGACGCCGAGCTGGGCGCCCTCGCCCGCCGGGGGGCGTGGGCCAGCGGGCTGGCCGACGGCGTGCTCCTGCTGGGCGCCGGCGCCACGACGGTCGCCGTCCTGGCCGTGGCCGTGGCCGGAGCCGCCGCCGGCGACCTCGACCGCACCCGCGTCGCCCTGCTCGCCCTCCTGGCGCTCGGTGCCTTCGAGGCCCTGGTGCCCCTGCCGGCGGCCGCCCTGGCCATGGCCGGCTGCGTCACGTCCGGCCGACGCCTCCTGCCCCTCCTCGACGCCGAACCGGCCGTCACCGACCCGCCCGACCCCCGGCCGGCACCGCCGCCGCGGCCGGCCGCGGCCCTCGACGCGGTGGCGGCCCGCTACCCCACCCCGCCCGACGAGGACGCCACCGTGGCGCCGCCCCTGGTGCTCGACCACGCCGACCTGGCCGTCGCCCCGGGCGACCAGGTGGCCCTGACCGGTCGGAGCGGTGCCGGGAAGACCACGGTGGTCACCCTGCTGCTGCGCTTCCTCGACCCGGTGGACGGCGCCGTGCGCCTCGCCGACCGGGACCTGCGAGAGCTCCGCCAGCACGACGTGCGCCGAGCGGTCGCCGTGGCCGGCCAGGACGCCCACGTGTTCACCAGCACCATCCGGGCGAACCTGGCCCTGGCCCGGCCCGACGCCACCGACGCCCAGCTCACCGACGCCCTGCGGCGCGCCCGGCTGGGCGACTGGGTGGCGGCGCTCCCGGACGGGCTCGACACCTTCGTGGGCGAGGGCGGCGACGCCCTGTCGGGCGGTCAACGCCAGCGGCTCACGATCGCCCGGGCCCTGCTCACCGACGCCGGCGTGCTCGTCCTGGACGAACCAACCGCCCACCTCGACCCGGCCACGGCCGAGGCCCTGGTGGCCGGGGCGCTGGACGCCGCGCGCGCCGACGGCCGATCGGTGCTGCTCGTGACCCACCGCTCCGAGGGCCTCGCCCTCGTCGACCGCATCCTCGAGCTCCGGGGCGGCCGGATCGGCCCCGCCCCCCGAGCTCACGGCCGGGAGGGCGCCGACCGGCCCGCCTCGACGTCGGGGGTATGAGGGCGTCGAGGGCACCCGGCGCCGTGGACGGCGTGGCCGACCCCGTCGGCGGCGGCTCGCCGGAGGTGCCCGGCACCGTGCCGTGCGTCGGCGTCGCGGGTCAGAGCCCGAACACGCGGATCGCGTTGTCCCGCAGGAAGCCGGGCCACACCTCGTCGCGGAACCCCACGTCGGGGAGCTCGCGGAAGATGCGCTCGAGCGACAGGCCCATGGGGAAGTAACCGGCGTACAGGACCTTGTGGGCGCCCCGGGTGTTCGCGTACCGCACGATCTCGGCCGGGTAGTGCCTGGGGGCGAACGCCGACGTGGCGTAGTAGAGGTTGGGCCACTTGAGCAGCAGCTTCACGGCCAGGTCGACCCAGGGCTCGCACCCGTGCTTGAGCACCACCGTGAGCTCGGGGAAGTGGTAGCAGACCTCGTCGACGAGCCCCGGGTGCTGGCACTCGAAGGGCACGCGCGGCCCGGGGACGCCGGCGGTCACGGTGACGGGCAGCCCCAGCTCGGCGCACACCGTGTACACGGGGTACATCCGCTTGTCGTTGATCGGCACCTGGGGCACGCAGCCGGCGGGGAACAGCTCCGCCGCCTTCACGCCGGCCTCGTCGACCGCCCGCCGGATGCGCCGCACGGCCTCCATCCCCTGGTTGGGGTCGACGAACACCGAGCCGAAGAACCGGTCGGGGTGCTCGGCCAGGGCCCGGTCGGCCGCCCCGCCGTCGCCCGTCCAGCCGATCATGGCCCGCTCGACGCCGTGGCGGTCGAGCTCGGCCAGCACGTAGGCGGTCCAGTCGGCACCCATCGGGTCGTCGGGCACGTCGCGGAAGAGGTACTGGGCGGGGAAGTGGGACGTGCGGCTCTCGGCGTCCTTCAGCGCCGGCTGCAGGAACGCGTACCACTCCTCGCGGGAGCCGTCCGGGATCCCGACCATCAGGTCGATCACACCGAGGTCGGTCGGCATCCCCATCAGCCGGCCCCCTCGGGTGCCGGTGCGCCGGCCTCGTAGAACTGCGAGAACCAGTGGCGGAACCGCATGACCGGGCCGTCGGTGTCGGCCAGGGCCGGCACCGGCAGGTACGCCTTGTGCTCCCAGATGGGGATGTCCTGGGCGAGCTGCCTGTCGATCTCGGCGACGAACGCCTCGGAGAGCGTCGAGGCGGGCCGGCGGACCGTGAAGTGGAACCGCACCGTCGTGGTCTCGTCGTCGACGGGCGTCGAGGTGGCCACCAGCAGGGCGTCGATGATGCCGCTGAACCGGGTGAGCGAGAAGCCGGGCCCGAAGCTGTAGGCGTCGATGCGGCCCTCGATGACCCCGCGGGGGGTCACGTAGGTCTGCCTCGAGAGCATCGTCGACGTGTGGCCCTCGGTGCGGTACTCCTCCACCTCGGCGACCTGGTCCGTGCCGTGCACGTACCGGAAGTGGGCGGGATCGACGGCGTTCTCCGCCATCTCCTGGATGACGGTGCCGATGGTGTGGGCCGACACCTGGTAGTCGGTGTAGTCGGGATCGGCGTGCTCGGCCACGGTGGGCACCGCCCAGCGGGGCTCCGCCCCACCGGGGTGGTACCAGGCCATCACGAAGCCGTTGCGCTCCACCGTGGGATGGGTCCCCAGCCGGGCCCGACGGTTCAGGCGCTCGCTGTACGGGATCTCCACGCAGGCGCCGTCGCCCCCGAACCGCCAGCCGTGGAACGGGCAGCGGATGCAACCCCGGTCCACCTTGCCGCCCACGCCCAGGTGCGCGCCGAGGTGCGGGCAGATCGCGTCCTGGGTGTGGACGACGCCGTCGCCGTCGCGCCACACCACCAGGTCGCGCCCGAACCAGTGGACACTGCGCACGTCGCCCGGCCCGACCTCGTCCGGATAGGCGACGTGGTACCAGCCGTACGGGATCGGGAACGGGAAGCGGCGCCCCATCGACATCCCCCTGACCTGCGTCGGGCTGCGAGCGGGGCGAGTCTCCGGCCCCCTCCCCGCCCTGTCAAGGCTCGGGGGGTCCCTCGGCGTGGGCGTCGGCGTCGGGGCCGGCCGGACGGACGTCGAGCAGGCGATCGGTCTGGGCCCGCTGCTCGACGAGCAGGCGGGCCAGCCACAGCCGGCCGAACCGGGCCAGCGAGTACCGCAGGAACAGGGCGGCGCCGCACACCGACACGGTGAGGCCCACGATGGCCACGATCGTGTAGTCGCGCTGGGTGAGGGGGTTGGTGGTGGCGTGCGAGCCGGACACCGCCACGATCCCGACGGCGATGCCGCCGAGCATGGCGGCGACGCCCACCGCCGCGAGCAGCTGCTCGCGGCCCGAGACGGGGTCGCGCCGCCGCACCGCAGCCACGTCGCGGCGCAGGCGCTCGGCCCGCTCGTCGCCGTCGGGGGCGTCCGACCGATTCATGCGTCCCCCAGGTAGGCCGCCGCCAGCTCGCCGCCGATGTCGCCGGGGGGCCCCGCCCGCACCACCCGGCCGCCCGCCAGCACCACCACGTGGTCGGCGACCTCGAGCACCAGGTGGGCGAGCTGCTCCACCGCCACGACGGCCACGCCGCGGCCGGCCACGTCGGCGACCGTCCGGTACAGCTCGTCGACCACCAGCGGCGCCAGCCCGAGCGAGAGCTCGTCGAGCAGGAGCACGGCGGGGTCGACGGCCAGGGCCCGCGCCAGGGCGAGCTGCTGCTGCTCGCCACCCGAGAGCGAGCCCGCGGGCTGCGAGCGACGCTCGGCCAGCCTGGGGAAGCGCGCGTAGGCCACCTCCTCGACGGCCGCCAGCCGGGTGCCCGCATAGGTGGCCATCCGCAGGTTCTCGCGCACCGTCAGGTTGGGGAAGACGCCGCGGCCCTCCGGCACCAGGCACACGCCGGCTCGAGCCAGGTCGTCGGCCGGGGCGCCGGTGACCACCCGGCCACCGACGACCACGTCGCCCCTCGTCAGGGGGTGCGCCAGCGCGGCCACGCGGAGCAGGGTGGACTTCCCCGCGCCGTTCGGGCCCAGCAGGGCCACGACCGATCCCGCCGCCACCGACAGGTCCACCCCGTGCAGCACCTCGATGCGGCCGTAGCCGGCGTGCACACCCCGGAGCTCGAGCAGCGGCGCCGCCACCTCAGCGCACCCCCGCGGCGGGCCCGAGGTACGCGGCGATCACCCGGGGGTCGGCCCGCACCTCGGCCGGCGGCCCGCTGGCGAGCACCCGGCCCGCGTCGAGCACGTGCACCACGTCACACACCTCGGCGACCAGACCGACGTCGTGCTCGACGAGGACCACCGCCAGCCCGTCGGCGGCCAGCGACCGCAGCAGCGGGGTCAGCGCACCCGTCTCGGCTGCGCTCAGCCCCGAGGCGGGCTCGTCGAGCAGCAGCACCCGCGGTCGGGAGGCCAGGGCGCGGGCCACCTCGACCAGCCGGGCCAGGCCGGTCGGGAGGTTGTCGGCCGGCTCCCCGGCGAGCTCCCGCAGGCCGAGCCGCGCCAGGCAGGCGTCGGCCACGTCGCCCGGGTCGCTGCCGTCTCGCGTCCAGCGCCGCCGCGCCTCGGCCGCCACCAGCACGTTCTCGCGCACCGAGAGCAGGCCGAACAGCTCGAGGCGCTGGAAGGTGCGGGCCAGGCCGAGGCGCGCCCGCCGGCCCGGCCCCATCCCGCGCAGGTCGCGCCCGCCCAGGCGCACCCGGCCCCCCGCCGCCGGTCGGAGCCCGGTGACCACGTCGAACAGCGTCGACTTGCCGGCGCCGTTCGGCCCGATCAGCCCCGTGACCCGGCCGCCCGCGGCCGCCAGGCTCACGTTGTCGAGCGCGGTCAGCCCGCCGAAGCGAACCGTGACGTCGTCGACGTCGAGCACCGGCACCGGCACCGTCCCGGTCCCGGTCCCGGTCCCGGTCCCTGAGCCGGTCACGACACCTCCCCCACGGCCCGCTCCAGCGCCGGGGCACCCGCGGCCAGCAGGGCGTCGAGGGCCAGGGGGTCGTCGGCGGCCCGAGCGGCGCCGTCCCAGACCGCCGCGCCCCCGAGCTCCCGCCACCGGGCCACGACCCAGGCGACCACCCCGCGCGGGTCGCGGGCGAGGCCCGCCGCGGCCACCCCGGGGAGCAGCACCACCAGCGGATCGAACGCACCGGAGAGGCGGCCGAACAGCGAGAACACGACCAGCCCCAGCCCGCCGACGAGCGCGCCGCTCACCGCGCCGATCCCACCGACGGCCGTCATCAGCAGCACCGGCAGACTCTCGAAGAACCCGAAGGTCTGGGCGCTGACCGAGCCCGCGAGCCCGCCGAGCAGCGCACCGCCCACCCCGGCGATCCCGGCCGACAGCGCGAACACCCCGAGCTTGGTCAGGGTGAGGCGCAGCCCGAGGGTGGCGCAGGCCGCGGGGCTGTCCTGCACGGCCAGCAGCACCCGGCCCAGCGGCCCCCGCCGCAGCACCACGACCACGAGCGCCAGCAGCGCGAACACCAGGGCCAGGAGCACCAGCTGGGCCCGCTCCGACTCGAACGAGACCCCCGGCAGGTCGAGGCGACCCACCGTGACGGTGCCGCTCTCGAACAGGGGCACACGCCGGCCCAGGACGCCGACCGAGGGGATCGTGAAGACCCAGCGGTCGAGCAGCACCGCGAAGGCGGCCGTGGCCAGGGCCAGGTAGATGCCCGACAGCCGGATCGCCGGGAGGGCCACCACGGCGCCGACGGCGCCGGCGACGAGGAAGGCCAGGACGAGGCCCCCGGCCCGGCCGTCGGCACCGGCGTGGGCCATGACGAGGGCGCCGACGGCGGCGAAGCTCATCTGGCACAACGAGAGCTGCCCGGCCCACCCGACGAGCGGCACCAGGGAGAGCCCGACGATGGCCAGCCCCAGGCCCCTGCCGACGAGGAGGGAGTCGCTCGGCGACAGGACGCCGCCCAGGGCGACCGCCGCGGCCACCAGCACCGCTCCGGCGGCGAGGGCGGCGACGGGTGAGGGCGCCGGCACCCACGCCCGACGCCGCGCTCCCGACGGGCGCAGACGCGCGTGGGGCAGGACGAGGAGCGCCACGAACAGGACGATCACCGGGACGGCCGGGCGCACGCCCCCGAGCCAGCGAACGTCGGTGGGCAGGTACCCGATGGCGTAGGCCTCGGCCACGCCGACCACCACCGCCCCGACGAAGGTCAGGGGCAGGCTGCGCAGCCGCCCGATCACCGCGGCGGCGTAGGCGTTGACCACCAGGAGCGTGAGCGGGATCACGGAGAGCTGCAGGACGGGGGCGACGAGGATCCCTGCCACGGCCGCCAGGGCGGAGCCCAGGGCCCAGCCGAGCATCGACGACCGGTCGGGCCGGCCACCGCACAGGCGGAGGAGCTCGCGGTGGTCGACCACGGCCCGCATGGCCACGCCGCCCCGCAGCCGGTGGAGCGCGAGGCGCAGCCCCACGGCGACGACCACCGCCACCACCAGGGTGAGCAGCTGGTGCCCGGTGACGTTCACGGGCCCGAGGTCGACCACGGTGCCGCCGAAGAACGGCGGGAAGGGCCGGGCCTCGGAGGGCCAGCACCAGAACGCCAGGCCCACGCAGGCCACCAGCACCCCGACCGAGACGACCACCTTGGTGACCTCGGCGGCGGTCTCGAGGCCTCGGAACACGACCCGCTCGAGGAGCGCGCCGAAGGCGGGGGCGAGCACGCCGATCACGACGAGCGCGGCCAGGGGCGCAGGCCACCCCCAGCCGTAGCGCAGCTGCCAGTACGTGAACGCGGCGAGCATCCCGATGGCGCCGTGGGCGAAGTTGAAGATCCCCGAGGTGGCGTACGTGAGCACCAGACCACCGGCGGCGATGGCGTACACGGCCGCGGCCGACAGCCCGAGCACGGTGAAGGCGAGGAGGTCGCTCACCCCCCGGCCCCCGCGCCGGCGGCGCCGCCCGGCCGGCCACCCGGCCCCCACGCGGCATCGCCCACCGACACCACGTAGGCGGGATCGCAGGCGAAGCCGTCGCCGGGGGGCTGGCGGCGGACGTAGCCGTCGGGGGTCACCTGCAGGACCATCACGCAGTCGGGCCACTGCCTCGACGCCGGGTCCACCGGCACGTGCAGCCCGCCGCCGGTCCAGCCGGTGACGGCCCGCGCCCGGTCGAGCAGGCACTCGCGGGTGAGCTCGGACCCGCAGGCGGCGGCCGACCGGGCGAACAGGAGCCACGCCGACCAGGCCTGCATGCCGAGATGGCTCGGCTTGGCGCCCGGCGCCTCGCGGGCGAGCACGTCGAGGTACTGGCGGGTCGCGGCGTGGCGATCGGCCTCCTCGAACGGGTGGTAGTGGAGCCACACGAAGGTGTCCCTGGCGTTGCGGCCACCCAGCTCGACGTAGCGGCCGTTGTAGTGGCTGGCGTCGAGCACCGTCAGGGCGGGGAACCAGCCCTGGTCGGCCATCGCCTGCTGGAGGGCGACGAGCATGGTGGGCTCGCCGAAGAACTCGAACATGGTCACGCCGGCGTCACGCATCGCCTGCACGAACGGCGCCCAGTTGGCCTCGCCGGCCAGGTTGTAGGGGGCCGCGTAGGCCACGTCCCAGCCCAGCTGCTCCACGGCGGCGACGGCGCGATCGGCGTACGACCGGCCCTGCGGGGCGTTGAACCACAGGACCCCGAAGCGCCTCGGCAGGGCGGGGTGCTCCTGCTGGAGCATCCGGTAGATGCCCACCCCCCACTGGTCGCTGGGGTTGGGCAGCGCCTCCACGAGCAGGTCGGCCTCCGCCGCCGCGGGCGAGACGGTGAGGGCGTTCACGTCGGGCAGGCCGCACGCCACCCGAGCCTCGACGCCGGTGTCATCGAGGATCCCGCCGCCGCCGACCAGCGCCAGGTCCCGGTCGCACGCCTCCAGCACGCGGGGCCGGTACTCCACCAGGCGGGCGTCGAGCAGGTCGACCTCGAGCCGCCGGCCCAGGATCCCCCCGGCGGCGTTGCACCAACCCACGAAGGCCTCGGCCGTGTCGAACAGCTCCTGGTTGGTGCCGGGCGCACCGGAGAACCCGGGATCGGCGATCGTGCCCACCCGGATGGCGTCGTCGCTCACCCCGACGTCGGTGGCGCCGCTGGCGTCACCCGGTCCGCACACGGCGGCCAGGTCGCCGAAGTCGCCGGTCGGCGCCGCGGCCGACCCCACCGCCGGCGCACCCGGGGCGGCACGGCCACCGGGAGCGGCGTCCTCGACCTGGCCGGCCGGGCGGCCGCAGGCCGCCGCCACCAGCACGAGGGCCAGAGCCAGCACGGCCCGCGGCGCCCACGCCCCCGTCGCCGTGCGAGCCACGCACCCTCCCTGGGCCGGGCCCGACCCTGCGCCGGGCGCCCGCGGCACCGCGGACAGCCTGGCACGGTGCCGACGCCGGCGGAGGCCCCGAGCCGTCGGCGGCCGGCCCGTCCCTCAACCCGGCTCGCCGCCTGCCGACGGGACGCCCGTGGAACAGGCGCTGGACACGATGGACACGACGCCGACGACGGGGAACGGGCAGCTCGACAGCCTCGCCGGGGCCCGACCCTCCTACACCGGCCATCCGCCGGCCGACGACCTGGTGCACCGCATCGTGGTCGCGGTCGACGGACAGGTCGGGCAGCGGCTCGCCCAGTGGGGCGTCCAGCTGGCCGAGCTGCAGGCCACGATCGAGGCGGACCGGGAGCGGATGCGGCGCGAGCACGAGCGCCTGCTGGCCCGCCTGGACGACGTCGTCGAGGAGGTCACCGTGGGGCTCGACCGGCTGGCCGTGGCCTCCCTGGCCGACGCCGAGCGGCGGGGCGCCGAGGAGCGGGTGCTCATCGAGGCGGCGCTGGCCGACGCCGCCCCCGAGCCGGGGCACGACACCTCGGCCTCGCCGCCGGAGGGTCCGTGGGACCCCGAGGGCGGCCCCGCCGACCTCGACCTCCTGCTGGGCGAGCCGGCGACGACCTGGGACGACGTGGCACGCGAGCTGGCCGATCCGTCGCCCGACGCCCCGGCGCCCGCCGAGGACGACCCCGAGCACGAGCCCGGCTGGTACCGCGACCCCGATCCGCTCTCGCCGGTCGGCACGCTGCGCTGGTGGACGGGCCGCCACTGGACAGACCACACCCGCCTCCTCACGCTCGCTCCCCACCTGGGCAACGGTCCGGCCGCGTGACCCGGGGGGCGTGACCCGCGGGCCCGGGGCCGGGGGGCGCCCACTCGCCCGCCCGACCGCCTACGGCATCGCCGCCGCGCCCCCGGGCGTCTCGCCCTCGCTCAGGCGCTGCGCCAGCCAGGCGGCCGGGATCGACAGCACCATCACGATGGTCGACGCCACCGCCACGTTCGGCACCCGGTTCGGCCGGCTGATGTTGCTGAAGATCCACTGGGGCAGCGTCTCGACGCCGGCCCCGGCCGTGAACGTGGTGACGACGATCTCGTCGAAGCTGAGCGCGAAGGCGAGCAGCCCCCCGGCCAGCAGCGCCGACCGGATGAGCGGGAACGTCACATAGCGGAACGTCTGCCAGCCGTCGGCCCCGAGATCGGCCGACGCCTCCTGGAGGTTCGGCGACAGACGGCGCAGGCGGGCGATCACGTTGTTGTAGGCGATCACCACGCAGAAGGTGGCGTGGGCGATCACGACGGACGAGAACCCGAGCGGGAAGCCGACCCGCAGCATGGAGTTGCGCAGCGCCACCGCGGTCACGATGCCGGGCAGGGCGATGGGCAGCACCACGAGGAACGACACCGCGCCGCGGCCGAAGAACCGGAAGCGCTGCAGGGCGAAGGCCAGCAGCGAGCCCAGCACGAGGGCGACGAGAGTGGCGAGGAGGGCGACCTTCACCGACGTCGCGAAGGCCTGCCGGGGCCCCTCGATCCGGAGGGTCTCCGACCACCAGGACGTGGTGAACCCCTGGGGCGGCCACGACAGGGAGCGGGCCGTGTTGAAGCTCAGCGCCACGATCACGGCCAGCGGCAGGTACGACACCACCAGGCCGAGCCAGGCGAGGATCCGCAGGGTCCAGCGTGCGGGCTGCGAGAGGCGCATCAGCGGCCGCCGGTCACAGGTTCTCGAACGCCCCGAGGCGGTTCATGACGACCAGGTAGGCGATCATGATGAAGATCGGCCAGAGGGTGAAGGCGGCCGCCAGGGGCTGGTTGGGGGCGAGCATCGTGCGGGCGATGAGGTTGCCGATCAGCTGGGTCTTGCCGCCGAGCACCACCGGGATGATGTAGTCGCCGAGGGCGAGCGAGAACGTGAAGATCGACCCGGCTGCGATGGACGGCACCAGCATGGGCAGCACCACCGACCGGATCGTGCGCCCCGGCCTGGCCCCGAGGTCGCCCGACGCGTCGAGCAGCGACGTGGGGAGCCGCTCGAGGCCGGCGTAGATCGGCAGCACCATGTAGGGGAGCCACAGGTAGGCCAGGCCCAGCGTGACCGCCAGCACCCCCGTGCCCGGGGTCCAGCCGATCGTGCTGGCGAGCACGCCGCCGCTGGTGTCGATGCCGAACTCCGAGCCGGGCTGGAACACCGCCTTGAGGGCGTAGCCCTTCACCAGGTACCCGGCCCACAGCGGGAGCAGGGCCGCGGTGATGAGCGCCCGGCGGGCCCAGGGCGCGGCGATCTTGGCGATGTAGAAGGCCATGGGCAGGGCGATGAGCAGGTCGATGATCGTCACGGCCGTGGCCACGCCCAGGCTGCGGAGCACCACCGTGCGGTACTCGGGCACGGTGAACGCCTCGTGGACGTTCTCGAGCGTGGGGGTGCCCGTCACCTGGAACGACCTCGTGTCCAGGGTGAAGAACGCGGTCACCACCAGGATCGCGATCGAGCCCACGTAGACGACGAGCAGCCAGGCCAGCGGCGGCCCGAGGGTGCCGCCGAGGCCGAGGCCGCGGTGGCGGCTGAACCCGCGCGCGATGCGCCGGGTGGGGCCCGGCGAGGGCGGCGCAGCGGGCGCGTCGGCGGCAGCGGTCGGGGCGGTCATCAGGGGTGGTGCGGGGGTGTGGCCGGCCCCGGGAGGCCCCGGTTGGGCCACACCCCCGGGCGGGTCAGGCCCGCAGCTGGTTCCAGGCGTTCACCCAGTCGGTGTAGCCGACGCACGTCACGTCGGTCCGGCCGTCCAGGCACGTCTCCTCGGGAGTGGTCCAGTACCAGACGTCCTCCCAGTACGCGGTGTCGGCCGCGTGGAACGTGGCGCAGTGGTCCTCGTCGGCGGTCAGGTCGCACGAGAGCTCGTTCGACGGCGCCTCGCCGAACCACTCGGCCACGGCCGCGTTGGCCTCGGGCGAGATGATGTGGTCCATCCACAGGTACATGCAGTTCGGGTGCTGGGCCTGCGACGAGATCATCCAGGTGTCCGACCAGCCCGTCGCCCCCTCTTGGGGCTTCACCGCGTCGATCGTGGCGCCGTTGGCCTGGGCCAGGTTCACGATCACCTGCCAGGTGGTGCCGGCCAGCACGGTGCCCTGCTCGAGCGCGGCCTGCTGGTCGGTGTAGAGCGACCAGTACTGCCCGACGATGTCCTTCTGCTGCTCGAGCAGCGCGACGGCCGCATCGAACTGCTCCTGGTCGAGGGCGTACGGGTTGGTGATGCCCAGGTCGGGCTGGGTCGCCATCAGCCACAGGGCCGCGTCGGCGATGTAGATGGGCGAGTCGTACACGCTGATCGAGCCGGCGAAGGGGCCCTCGGCGTCCCACATCGCCCCCCACGAGGTGGGCGTCTCGGCCCCCGCCGCCTGGGTGTTGTAGACGAGCAGGTTGGCACCCCGGCCGTGGGGCACCCCGTAGGGCACACCGTCGACCGAGTTGTGGGGCTGCAGCTTCAGGTCCTCGAACACGTCGGCATAGTTCGGGATGAGATCCACGTTCACGGGCGCGACCTCCCCGCCGGCGATGAGGCGCAGGGTGGCGTCACCCGAGGCGGAGACGCCGTCGTACTCACCCGACTGCATGAGCTCCACCATCTCGTCGGAGGTGTTGCCGATCTTCACGTTCACCTGGCAGCCGGTCTCCTCCTCGAAGCCGGTGACCCAGTCGACGGTCGGGTCGGTGGAGCCGTCCTCCACGTAGCCGGCCCACGCCACCAGGTTCACCTCGCCCTCGGGCTCGCCCAGCTCGGTGAGCATCTCGCCGCCGGCG
Coding sequences within it:
- a CDS encoding ABC transporter ATP-binding protein, producing MPVLDVDDVTVRFGGLTALDNVSLAAAGGRVTGLIGPNGAGKSTLFDVVTGLRPAAGGRVRLGGRDLRGMGPGRRARLGLARTFQRLELFGLLSVRENVLVAAEARRRWTRDGSDPGDVADACLARLGLRELAGEPADNLPTGLARLVEVARALASRPRVLLLDEPASGLSAAETGALTPLLRSLAADGLAVVLVEHDVGLVAEVCDVVHVLDAGRVLASGPPAEVRADPRVIAAYLGPAAGVR
- a CDS encoding ABC transporter permease, which encodes MSDLLAFTVLGLSAAAVYAIAAGGLVLTYATSGIFNFAHGAIGMLAAFTYWQLRYGWGWPAPLAALVVIGVLAPAFGALLERVVFRGLETAAEVTKVVVSVGVLVACVGLAFWCWPSEARPFPPFFGGTVVDLGPVNVTGHQLLTLVVAVVVAVGLRLALHRLRGGVAMRAVVDHRELLRLCGGRPDRSSMLGWALGSALAAVAGILVAPVLQLSVIPLTLLVVNAYAAAVIGRLRSLPLTFVGAVVVGVAEAYAIGYLPTDVRWLGGVRPAVPVIVLFVALLVLPHARLRPSGARRRAWVPAPSPVAALAAGAVLVAAAVALGGVLSPSDSLLVGRGLGLAIVGLSLVPLVGWAGQLSLCQMSFAAVGALVMAHAGADGRAGGLVLAFLVAGAVGAVVALPAIRLSGIYLALATAAFAVLLDRWVFTIPSVGVLGRRVPLFESGTVTVGRLDLPGVSFESERAQLVLLALVFALLALVVVVLRRGPLGRVLLAVQDSPAACATLGLRLTLTKLGVFALSAGIAGVGGALLGGLAGSVSAQTFGFFESLPVLLMTAVGGIGAVSGALVGGLGLVVFSLFGRLSGAFDPLVVLLPGVAAAGLARDPRGVVAWVVARWRELGGAAVWDGAARAADDPLALDALLAAGAPALERAVGEVS
- a CDS encoding ABC transporter substrate-binding protein; its protein translation is MARTATGAWAPRAVLALALVLVAAACGRPAGQVEDAAPGGRAAPGAPAVGSAAAPTGDFGDLAAVCGPGDASGATDVGVSDDAIRVGTIADPGFSGAPGTNQELFDTAEAFVGWCNAAGGILGRRLEVDLLDARLVEYRPRVLEACDRDLALVGGGGILDDTGVEARVACGLPDVNALTVSPAAAEADLLVEALPNPSDQWGVGIYRMLQQEHPALPRRFGVLWFNAPQGRSYADRAVAAVEQLGWDVAYAAPYNLAGEANWAPFVQAMRDAGVTMFEFFGEPTMLVALQQAMADQGWFPALTVLDASHYNGRYVELGGRNARDTFVWLHYHPFEEADRHAATRQYLDVLAREAPGAKPSHLGMQAWSAWLLFARSAAACGSELTRECLLDRARAVTGWTGGGLHVPVDPASRQWPDCVMVLQVTPDGYVRRQPPGDGFACDPAYVVSVGDAAWGPGGRPGGAAGAGAGG
- a CDS encoding DUF2510 domain-containing protein, whose translation is MEQALDTMDTTPTTGNGQLDSLAGARPSYTGHPPADDLVHRIVVAVDGQVGQRLAQWGVQLAELQATIEADRERMRREHERLLARLDDVVEEVTVGLDRLAVASLADAERRGAEERVLIEAALADAAPEPGHDTSASPPEGPWDPEGGPADLDLLLGEPATTWDDVARELADPSPDAPAPAEDDPEHEPGWYRDPDPLSPVGTLRWWTGRHWTDHTRLLTLAPHLGNGPAA
- a CDS encoding ABC transporter permease yields the protein MRLSQPARWTLRILAWLGLVVSYLPLAVIVALSFNTARSLSWPPQGFTTSWWSETLRIEGPRQAFATSVKVALLATLVALVLGSLLAFALQRFRFFGRGAVSFLVVLPIALPGIVTAVALRNSMLRVGFPLGFSSVVIAHATFCVVIAYNNVIARLRRLSPNLQEASADLGADGWQTFRYVTFPLIRSALLAGGLLAFALSFDEIVVTTFTAGAGVETLPQWIFSNISRPNRVPNVAVASTIVMVLSIPAAWLAQRLSEGETPGGAAAMP